One Acidimicrobiia bacterium DNA window includes the following coding sequences:
- the ychF gene encoding redox-regulated ATPase YchF, giving the protein MQAGIVGLPNVGKSTLFNALTAAGVEAANYPFATIEPNVGIVSVPDRRLEQLESVIETRKVIPAAVEIVDIAGLVRGASEGEGLGNQFLGHIRSVDAVLHVVRCFDSDDITHVEGTVDPRRDIETIETELILADLAVVDRRLDRLSKAVRTGDKDAAFARDVTERLIKALDDGIPARAIGFTADERASLWDAQLITLKPVLYIANVDESGLAGNAYTALVQELASEQGAGCIILCAQAEADIAELPEEERPEFLAELGLDEPGLAVLARAAYLLLGLETYFTAGEKEIRAWTIKAKTKAPQAAGVIHSDFERGFIRAEVYRIADMLELKSEAALKAAGRMRVEGKEYTVVDGDVMHFRFNV; this is encoded by the coding sequence ATGCAGGCCGGAATTGTTGGTCTCCCAAACGTAGGCAAGTCGACCCTCTTTAACGCTCTCACGGCGGCCGGGGTTGAGGCAGCCAACTATCCGTTTGCCACCATCGAGCCGAATGTGGGGATCGTGTCGGTGCCTGACCGGCGACTCGAACAGCTTGAGTCCGTAATTGAAACCCGCAAGGTGATCCCGGCTGCAGTTGAGATCGTGGACATTGCCGGTCTGGTCCGGGGGGCTTCTGAGGGCGAAGGCCTTGGTAATCAATTCCTCGGCCATATCCGTTCAGTAGATGCCGTGCTGCATGTTGTTCGGTGTTTTGACTCAGATGACATCACTCACGTCGAGGGTACCGTCGATCCCCGCCGCGACATCGAAACGATCGAGACCGAGTTGATCCTTGCGGACCTGGCTGTGGTCGATCGGCGACTTGATCGGCTCTCCAAAGCGGTCCGTACAGGGGATAAAGACGCGGCATTTGCCCGTGATGTCACGGAGCGACTCATCAAGGCCCTCGACGACGGGATCCCGGCGAGAGCGATTGGTTTTACTGCCGATGAGCGGGCCTCACTGTGGGACGCACAGCTCATCACGCTCAAGCCGGTCCTCTACATAGCCAACGTCGACGAATCCGGTCTCGCCGGCAACGCCTATACGGCTTTGGTGCAGGAACTCGCCTCCGAACAGGGGGCAGGTTGCATCATCCTGTGTGCTCAGGCCGAAGCCGACATCGCCGAACTGCCCGAGGAGGAACGTCCAGAGTTCCTTGCCGAGTTGGGTCTTGATGAGCCGGGTCTGGCGGTGCTCGCCCGGGCTGCATATTTGTTGTTGGGCCTGGAGACCTATTTTACGGCTGGCGAAAAGGAGATCCGAGCGTGGACGATCAAAGCCAAAACCAAGGCGCCTCAGGCGGCGGGCGTCATCCACTCCGACTTCGAACGCGGCTTCATCCGCGCCGAGGTGTATCGCATCGCGGACATGCTTGAGCTCAAATCGGAGGCAGCTCTCAAGGCGGCTGGAAGAATGCG